The Akkermansia muciniphila genome contains a region encoding:
- a CDS encoding polysaccharide deacetylase family protein — MIAAGAAWAELPPDLPPAAPLPLAPGPVIGGSIKGDPAAGVVPVRELIEANRRDENIPMAEPIPGETGASIPSAESIPNAEPIPGETHLRAPVQPAGPAPVIPPTAFSPVPVPQHETRVAILGYHDFSRTLPATEMRMNTDVFRAQMQALKASGVPVISMKEFLEWKLGSRQLPAKCVMITIDDGWKSVYTDAYPILKETGFPFTVFPYTKFITGRGSAMSHDQIQEMLDNGATLGSHSVSHLYPKSWRAAQRKGTQGVLDLAEAEIAASRKILQERFPGSAVEAYCYPGGFVLPDMITKAEEAGFQAAFTVIPKKVTKDTDRWRVHRYMVFGKDPKTFTRALNFNAPTAPETPSATPGNNHGNTLDSYPAPAQPVYPAANTVVKSQSPDISISLAREPAFDPKQVEMRVSGFGLVNAQFDPKEKILKWTPSRPLRLSPVTVQVRWKNLSANLWQTATWQFGIAEQEMHFIPQNVVK; from the coding sequence ATGATTGCAGCCGGTGCCGCATGGGCCGAACTTCCTCCCGACCTGCCACCTGCCGCGCCCCTGCCCCTGGCGCCCGGCCCGGTCATCGGAGGCTCCATCAAGGGAGACCCGGCTGCCGGCGTCGTTCCCGTGCGGGAACTGATTGAAGCCAACCGCAGGGATGAAAACATCCCCATGGCGGAACCCATTCCCGGAGAAACGGGAGCCTCCATTCCCTCCGCGGAATCCATCCCGAATGCGGAGCCTATCCCCGGAGAAACGCACCTGCGCGCCCCGGTCCAGCCCGCGGGCCCGGCCCCGGTCATCCCTCCCACGGCTTTCTCGCCCGTTCCGGTTCCCCAGCATGAAACCCGCGTTGCCATCCTGGGCTATCATGACTTCAGCCGCACCCTGCCCGCTACGGAAATGCGCATGAATACGGATGTGTTCCGCGCCCAGATGCAGGCGCTGAAAGCCAGCGGCGTGCCCGTCATTTCCATGAAGGAGTTCCTGGAATGGAAACTCGGCAGCAGGCAGCTTCCCGCCAAATGCGTAATGATCACCATTGACGACGGCTGGAAGAGCGTCTACACGGACGCCTACCCCATCCTGAAGGAAACGGGATTCCCTTTCACCGTTTTCCCTTACACCAAATTCATTACGGGCCGCGGCTCCGCCATGAGCCATGACCAGATCCAGGAAATGCTGGACAACGGCGCCACGCTGGGCAGCCACTCCGTCAGCCACCTGTACCCCAAATCCTGGCGCGCCGCCCAGCGGAAGGGAACGCAGGGCGTGCTGGACCTGGCGGAGGCGGAAATAGCCGCTTCCCGGAAAATCCTCCAGGAAAGGTTTCCCGGCTCCGCCGTGGAGGCTTACTGCTATCCGGGCGGCTTCGTCCTGCCGGACATGATCACGAAAGCGGAGGAAGCCGGATTCCAGGCGGCCTTCACCGTCATTCCCAAAAAAGTGACCAAGGACACGGACCGCTGGCGCGTGCACCGCTACATGGTCTTCGGCAAGGATCCCAAGACCTTCACCAGGGCCCTGAACTTCAATGCCCCCACCGCTCCGGAAACTCCGTCGGCCACGCCCGGCAACAATCACGGAAACACGCTGGATTCCTATCCCGCTCCGGCCCAGCCCGTCTATCCGGCGGCCAATACCGTGGTGAAGAGCCAGAGCCCGGACATCTCCATTTCCCTGGCCCGTGAACCCGCCTTTGACCCCAAGCAGGTGGAAATGCGCGTCTCCGGCTTCGGCCTAGTCAACGCCCAGTTTGACCCCAAGGAGAAAATCCTGAAGTGGACGCCCTCCCGCCCCCTGCGCCTCAGCCCCGTAACGGTGCAGGTACGGTGGAAGAACCTCTCCGCCAACCTCTGGCAGACGGCCACCTGGCAATTCGGCATTGCGGAGCAGGAAATGCACTTCATTCCCCAGAATGTCGTGAAGTAA
- a CDS encoding putative Na+/H+ antiporter encodes MSCICHFFKVLARRAGLLTTVAAAAFFLGASAAEASVRVTEPAYPATEVGGESQYSHFPIPLNQYKPAPPDASLMQVLTERNEQSGGFNLAVTLVFMGAIIHTFLAGRFERYSHKLALRYKEKLKETNFRVMHPEERLPVSFASAIFHFLGEVEAVFGIWIIPFMFVCWKYYSFEDFSAYLNYDCSFTEPMFVMIIMIIASSRPIFKLAESVVNYGAKLGKSSPGAWWISVMTLAPLLGSLITEPAAMTIGALILSKKFYDLKPKKTLMYATLGLLFVNISIGGTLTHFAAPPVVMVAEKWDWGLAHMIQHFGWKAVSAIIISNLAYFFLFRKEFGRLAAQQREFNEFDDAVPQSWEDRNDKIPAWVTLAHVCFLTWTVLFAHEPVMFIGSFLFFIGFTVATPQYQNQMSLRVPMMVGFFLAGLVILGGVQAWWLEPVLTRLGDYAMIGATLLTAFNDNAAVTFLASTVPNLPEAVKYSVVAGAVTGGGLTVIANAPNPAGQAILGKYFKGINPLWLFAWAAFPTAVVFIFFTCFGH; translated from the coding sequence ATGAGCTGTATTTGTCATTTCTTCAAAGTTCTGGCGCGCCGTGCGGGGCTGCTCACTACCGTGGCCGCCGCCGCCTTTTTTCTGGGTGCATCGGCCGCCGAGGCTTCTGTACGAGTGACGGAACCCGCGTATCCCGCCACGGAAGTGGGGGGAGAGTCCCAGTACAGCCATTTTCCCATTCCCCTGAACCAGTACAAGCCCGCTCCGCCGGATGCCAGCCTGATGCAGGTGCTTACCGAACGCAACGAGCAGTCCGGCGGTTTCAACCTGGCCGTGACGCTCGTCTTTATGGGCGCCATTATCCATACCTTCCTGGCAGGGCGCTTTGAACGCTATTCCCACAAGCTGGCGCTGCGCTACAAGGAAAAGCTCAAGGAAACCAACTTCCGTGTGATGCACCCGGAGGAGCGCCTGCCGGTCTCCTTCGCCTCCGCCATTTTCCATTTCCTGGGGGAGGTGGAAGCCGTGTTCGGCATCTGGATCATCCCCTTCATGTTCGTGTGCTGGAAGTATTATTCCTTTGAGGACTTCTCAGCCTATTTGAATTACGACTGCTCCTTCACGGAGCCCATGTTCGTGATGATCATCATGATCATCGCCTCTTCCCGGCCCATCTTCAAGCTGGCGGAATCCGTGGTCAACTACGGCGCCAAACTCGGAAAATCTTCGCCCGGGGCCTGGTGGATTTCTGTGATGACCCTTGCTCCCCTGCTCGGTTCCCTGATTACGGAACCTGCCGCCATGACGATCGGCGCCCTGATCCTGAGCAAGAAGTTTTACGACCTCAAGCCGAAGAAGACCCTGATGTACGCAACGCTGGGGCTGCTCTTCGTGAACATCTCCATAGGCGGCACCCTGACGCATTTTGCCGCGCCGCCCGTGGTGATGGTGGCGGAAAAGTGGGACTGGGGTCTTGCGCACATGATCCAGCACTTCGGCTGGAAGGCTGTTTCCGCCATCATCATTTCCAACCTGGCCTACTTCTTCCTCTTCCGCAAGGAGTTCGGCCGCCTGGCCGCCCAGCAGCGCGAGTTCAACGAGTTTGACGACGCCGTTCCCCAGTCCTGGGAAGACCGCAATGACAAGATTCCGGCGTGGGTGACGCTGGCGCACGTCTGCTTCCTGACCTGGACGGTCCTCTTTGCCCATGAACCGGTCATGTTCATCGGCAGTTTCCTCTTCTTCATCGGCTTTACGGTGGCCACCCCCCAGTACCAGAACCAGATGTCCCTGCGTGTTCCCATGATGGTGGGCTTCTTCCTGGCGGGCCTGGTCATTCTGGGCGGCGTGCAGGCCTGGTGGCTGGAACCGGTGCTGACGCGCCTGGGGGACTACGCCATGATCGGCGCCACGCTGCTGACGGCGTTCAATGATAACGCCGCCGTCACCTTCCTGGCGTCCACGGTGCCCAACCTGCCGGAAGCCGTCAAATACTCCGTGGTGGCCGGCGCCGTGACGGGCGGCGGCCTGACGGTCATCGCCAACGCCCCCAACCCGGCGGGGCAGGCTATTCTGGGCAAGTACTTCAAGGGCATCAATCCCCTGTGGCTGTTTGCCTGGGCGGCCTTCCCGACGGCTGTCGTGTTCATCTTCTTCACCTGCTTCGGCCATTAA
- a CDS encoding riboflavin synthase has product MFTGLVETTGTVEGFTPINGGARLTLVIPFGRELSLGDSVAVNGCCLTVDALDGERVSFDLLSQTLRVTSLGNLQPGGLVNLERAMSAMDRFGGHFVMGHVDNTGTVTALEPVGQDHRLEVRIPDELARYCIDKGSITIDGISLTIANLNGSLLEFWITPHTFGRTNLQRAVSGQPVNLEVDMLAKYVEKLFTARENAEE; this is encoded by the coding sequence ATGTTTACCGGACTCGTTGAAACAACAGGAACCGTGGAAGGGTTTACGCCCATCAACGGCGGAGCCAGGCTGACGCTGGTAATTCCGTTCGGCCGTGAACTTTCCCTGGGTGATTCCGTAGCCGTCAACGGCTGCTGCCTGACCGTGGACGCGCTGGACGGGGAGCGGGTCTCCTTTGACCTGCTTTCCCAGACCCTCCGCGTCACCAGCCTGGGGAACCTCCAGCCCGGGGGCCTGGTGAACCTGGAGCGCGCCATGTCCGCCATGGACCGCTTCGGCGGACACTTTGTGATGGGGCATGTGGACAATACCGGGACGGTTACGGCTCTGGAACCCGTGGGACAGGACCACCGCCTGGAAGTCCGCATTCCGGATGAACTGGCCCGCTACTGCATTGACAAGGGCTCCATCACCATTGACGGCATTTCCCTGACAATCGCCAATCTGAACGGCTCCCTGCTGGAATTCTGGATTACGCCCCATACCTTTGGCCGCACGAACCTGCAACGCGCCGTCTCCGGCCAGCCGGTAAATCTGGAAGTGGACATGCTGGCCAAGTACGTGGAGAAGCTGTTTACTGCCCGCGAAAACGCGGAGGAGTGA
- a CDS encoding 50S ribosomal protein L11 methyltransferase: protein MTWSWNKLSPAKWEDAWSERIAGNPNASITIIKGGKTIRITVYCDQEEDALTLKQYFGGSVREIKTRDWVAAQNREERAPLKIRNSLVITEQSSAEKLAALRQQFPGRRILSVPAEMAFGTGDHATTSACLRFIADFAHSRKGTAWTMTDIGCGTAVLAIAALKLGAEHAAAFDFDPMAVEVARHNMERNAVTPEQLDLFVGDVFEWTPTARQKGSLVVANLFSTILQKAFPHIIAAMKKDAVLVISGILASQWKETKAAAEHHGLSFDRVIKRGKWVTAKGGMAK, encoded by the coding sequence ATGACCTGGAGCTGGAACAAACTGTCCCCCGCCAAATGGGAAGACGCGTGGAGCGAACGCATTGCCGGAAATCCCAATGCCTCCATCACCATCATCAAGGGGGGCAAGACCATCAGAATTACCGTTTACTGTGACCAGGAAGAAGACGCCCTGACCCTGAAGCAATATTTTGGCGGCTCCGTCCGGGAAATCAAGACGCGGGACTGGGTAGCGGCCCAGAACCGGGAGGAACGCGCTCCGCTCAAAATAAGAAATTCCCTGGTCATCACGGAACAGAGCTCCGCAGAAAAGCTTGCCGCCCTGCGGCAACAATTCCCCGGACGCCGTATTCTGAGCGTTCCGGCGGAAATGGCCTTCGGCACCGGAGACCATGCCACCACGTCCGCCTGCCTGCGCTTCATTGCCGACTTTGCGCACTCCCGCAAGGGAACAGCCTGGACCATGACGGACATCGGCTGCGGAACCGCCGTACTGGCGATTGCGGCGCTGAAACTGGGGGCGGAGCACGCCGCAGCCTTCGATTTTGACCCCATGGCGGTTGAGGTGGCCCGGCACAACATGGAACGCAACGCCGTCACGCCTGAACAACTGGATTTATTTGTCGGAGACGTTTTTGAATGGACGCCCACAGCCCGGCAAAAGGGTAGCCTGGTCGTCGCCAACCTGTTTTCCACCATCCTGCAAAAGGCTTTTCCCCATATCATCGCGGCCATGAAGAAGGATGCCGTGCTGGTCATTTCCGGGATTCTGGCCTCCCAATGGAAAGAAACGAAGGCGGCGGCGGAACATCACGGCCTCTCCTTTGATCGGGTCATCAAACGCGGCAAATGGGTCACGGCCAAAGGCGGAATGGCGAAGTAG
- a CDS encoding 4-alpha-glucanotransferase → MRSDMDEKRLAGVVLPLFSLRRNNDHGIGDLTALRQWIDWAADAHVGFLQLLPVNALGRDECPSPYSAISSIALEPLYLSLEPWTIPGLEERVFNETGDTLPWEQPSGPNLVDYPKVRFWKMWILREAWNNFKTKPEYEGIMPKFREWVKEQGSWLEDFVCFQVLCDLFGTEIWWHWPEQDPARAKAIAADYEEEKDFARWLQWLCEKQWEFIRIYADERNVKLMGDIPIGVSLSSADVFFERYLFDTDWCGGAPAEGNYAEDPFTGKWGQNWGIPLYKWDVMAQDNFAWWRRRVKYCTKIFSMYRIDHILGFYRIYSFPWKPTENGVFLPLTLEQAAQRTGGRLPGFKPRGDDNAVERNLNLTDGDLYLRLLLSAAPGVSVVGEDLGCVPDYVRPNMRQLNIPGFKIPHWEIRTDGTITPGKEYHECSFAAFGTHDFETIMRTWNDSYAKIERARKLGLWEGTSPKTPSGPEQESIVHQAEDGARLLKWFADFAGMQPETWLSYWNLEIKTAMYNALFRSNSRYAAILWPALFDVNKRLNIPGTTGGSNWRERMPFKAVEAYDMPQTAWLRNVIGGSDRTPLQGEDAIRALKESSRRLFPKVTVNNERFLKRMLMWPNGKSL, encoded by the coding sequence ATGCGTTCTGATATGGATGAAAAGAGATTAGCCGGCGTAGTTCTGCCATTGTTCTCCCTGCGCCGCAACAACGACCACGGCATCGGGGACCTGACGGCCCTGCGCCAGTGGATTGACTGGGCGGCAGACGCCCATGTGGGATTTCTCCAGCTCCTGCCCGTCAATGCCCTGGGGCGGGACGAATGCCCTTCCCCCTATTCCGCCATCAGCTCCATTGCCCTGGAGCCCCTGTACCTTTCCCTGGAACCCTGGACCATCCCCGGCCTGGAAGAACGCGTCTTCAATGAAACCGGGGATACGCTGCCGTGGGAACAGCCCTCCGGCCCCAACCTGGTGGACTACCCCAAGGTCAGGTTCTGGAAAATGTGGATTCTGCGGGAAGCGTGGAACAATTTCAAGACCAAGCCGGAATATGAAGGCATCATGCCCAAGTTCCGGGAATGGGTGAAGGAACAGGGGAGCTGGCTGGAAGACTTTGTCTGCTTCCAGGTTCTCTGCGACCTGTTCGGCACGGAGATCTGGTGGCACTGGCCAGAGCAGGACCCCGCGCGGGCCAAGGCCATCGCCGCCGATTACGAGGAGGAAAAGGACTTTGCCCGCTGGCTTCAGTGGCTCTGTGAAAAGCAGTGGGAATTCATCCGGATTTACGCGGACGAACGCAACGTGAAACTGATGGGGGACATCCCCATAGGCGTTTCCCTGAGCAGCGCGGACGTCTTCTTTGAACGCTACCTGTTTGATACGGACTGGTGCGGCGGCGCCCCGGCGGAAGGCAATTACGCGGAGGACCCGTTCACGGGAAAATGGGGGCAGAACTGGGGCATTCCCCTGTACAAATGGGACGTCATGGCCCAGGACAATTTTGCCTGGTGGAGACGCCGGGTGAAGTACTGCACCAAGATTTTCAGCATGTACAGGATTGACCACATCCTGGGCTTTTACCGCATTTACTCCTTCCCGTGGAAACCCACGGAAAACGGGGTTTTCCTGCCCCTTACCCTTGAACAGGCGGCCCAGAGAACGGGCGGCAGGCTCCCCGGCTTCAAGCCGCGCGGGGATGACAACGCCGTGGAGCGCAACCTGAACCTGACGGACGGAGACCTTTACCTGCGCCTCCTGCTCTCCGCCGCCCCCGGCGTCAGCGTGGTGGGGGAAGACCTGGGATGTGTGCCGGATTACGTGCGCCCGAACATGCGCCAGCTTAACATTCCCGGCTTCAAGATACCCCACTGGGAAATCAGGACGGACGGCACCATCACTCCCGGAAAGGAATACCATGAATGCTCCTTTGCGGCGTTCGGCACGCATGACTTTGAAACCATCATGCGGACCTGGAATGACAGCTACGCCAAGATTGAGCGTGCACGGAAACTGGGCCTGTGGGAGGGCACCTCTCCCAAAACGCCGTCCGGACCGGAGCAGGAAAGCATTGTGCACCAGGCGGAAGACGGAGCGCGCCTGCTGAAATGGTTTGCGGACTTCGCGGGCATGCAGCCGGAAACATGGCTCTCCTACTGGAACCTGGAGATCAAGACGGCCATGTACAATGCCCTGTTCCGTTCCAACTCCCGTTATGCGGCCATCCTCTGGCCCGCCCTCTTTGACGTCAACAAGCGCCTGAACATTCCCGGCACCACGGGAGGCTCCAACTGGCGGGAGCGCATGCCCTTCAAGGCCGTGGAAGCCTATGACATGCCCCAGACCGCATGGCTGCGCAACGTGATCGGCGGCTCTGACCGCACGCCGCTGCAGGGGGAAGACGCCATCAGGGCGCTCAAGGAATCCAGCAGGCGCCTCTTCCCGAAGGTCACCGTCAACAATGAACGCTTCCTGAAACGGATGCTGATGTGGCCCAACGGAAAATCCCTGTAA
- the rimO gene encoding 30S ribosomal protein S12 methylthiotransferase RimO, whose translation MPLTVGLISLGCPKNLIDSEIMIGHMQKAGMAMTPEPELADVMVVNTCAFIDQAKQEAIDAILDVVRARESGAYPENQKLIVAGCLSQRFQKELPALLPEVDAFIGPDQITKLPEIITEVMERTAPDKNFIEGKCKYVPDWDTPRYRLTPSHTAYIKIAEGCNHGCAYCIIPMIRGRHRSRSQQDVVREAEALIRSGVKEICLIAQDITYYGMDKWTDARPNRRSAVDSSRGESLATLIRALNAIEGEFWIRLLYTHPAHWGDELTAAIAESPKVARYVDIPLQHISNNMLSAMQRVTDGDYIRNLLRDIRKAVPGIAIRTTFITGFPGETEDDHQELMEFIEEFRFERAGIFTFSREEGTKAYKMPNQVHHRTKARRYNEATLLLTRIASETGQDQIGKKIRVLVDAPGVARTEWDAPDIDGTVSVPLTLPVGEFATVTVTDAVAYELTAE comes from the coding sequence ATGCCTCTCACCGTTGGACTCATTTCCCTGGGCTGCCCCAAGAACCTGATCGACTCTGAAATCATGATCGGCCACATGCAGAAGGCCGGCATGGCCATGACCCCGGAGCCGGAACTGGCGGACGTGATGGTGGTCAACACCTGCGCCTTCATTGACCAGGCCAAGCAGGAAGCCATCGACGCCATTCTGGACGTCGTGCGCGCCCGGGAAAGCGGAGCCTATCCGGAAAACCAGAAGCTGATTGTAGCGGGCTGCCTGTCCCAGCGCTTCCAGAAGGAACTCCCTGCCCTGCTGCCGGAGGTGGACGCCTTCATCGGCCCGGACCAGATCACCAAACTCCCGGAAATCATCACGGAAGTAATGGAGCGGACCGCTCCGGACAAAAATTTTATTGAAGGCAAATGCAAGTACGTGCCGGACTGGGACACGCCGCGCTACCGCCTCACCCCCTCCCATACGGCCTACATCAAGATAGCGGAAGGGTGCAACCACGGCTGCGCCTACTGCATCATCCCCATGATCCGGGGGCGCCACCGCAGCCGTTCCCAGCAGGACGTGGTGCGTGAAGCGGAAGCCCTCATCCGGTCCGGAGTAAAGGAAATCTGCCTGATTGCCCAGGACATTACCTATTACGGCATGGACAAATGGACGGACGCCCGCCCCAACCGCCGCAGCGCGGTGGATTCTTCCCGCGGGGAATCCCTGGCCACCCTAATCCGCGCCCTGAACGCCATTGAAGGGGAATTCTGGATCCGCCTGCTTTACACCCATCCCGCCCACTGGGGCGACGAGCTGACCGCCGCCATTGCGGAGAGCCCCAAGGTGGCCCGCTACGTGGACATCCCCCTCCAGCACATTTCCAACAACATGCTCAGCGCCATGCAGCGCGTGACGGACGGGGACTACATCCGCAACCTCCTGCGGGACATCCGGAAAGCCGTTCCGGGAATCGCCATCCGCACCACCTTCATCACCGGATTCCCCGGAGAGACGGAGGACGACCATCAGGAACTGATGGAGTTCATTGAAGAATTCCGCTTTGAACGGGCCGGTATTTTCACCTTCTCACGGGAGGAGGGAACCAAGGCCTACAAGATGCCCAACCAGGTGCACCACCGCACCAAGGCGCGCCGCTATAATGAGGCCACCCTGCTGCTGACCCGCATTGCCTCGGAAACGGGCCAGGACCAGATCGGCAAAAAAATCCGCGTGCTGGTGGACGCGCCCGGCGTCGCCAGAACGGAATGGGACGCCCCGGACATTGACGGAACCGTCTCCGTCCCCCTCACCCTGCCCGTCGGTGAATTCGCCACGGTCACTGTAACGGACGCCGTGGCGTATGAGCTGACGGCGGAATAG
- the dnaG gene encoding DNA primase: MGRIDEDSIRRVLEATNIVDVVGSYLSLKRAGSRWKACCPFHNEKTPSFIVDQTRQNFKCFGCGEGGSAITFVMKMENLGFADTVRRLAEKAGITIAEEVYDAAEEKRRKARTALLVAHKKAAEFFHKLLLRSPKAAEARAYLNSRGYGADMAKRWQVGWAPDSSREFLAWAGTEGLPDQVLIDAGLANRGERGDLYARFRDRLMFPINNVYGECVAFSGRILRAQENVGKYVNSPETAIFKKGDVVFALDRARGPMGKTGKALLCEGQIDVIACHEAGLSFAVAPLGTAFTPEHARILSRYASRIVLCFDADKAGMAAADRAFRELAPFGKDIFLVNLPAGDDPDSFMKREGKEVFSEMVEQAHSFFEVRIERARERGLLNDAGSSAAFARELTSLLACMSDPVARDLATADIAARMRMTADNLRGAVRTAGRRREREKTQSAGRSAPEQDVPQVLPPVKMNRAVAVLCELSLQNARAQSLIVDRIEELLEPMRMLQGGEILKKILARLPSPDSPAAIQAFLASLPQPERDALHLLNLDPVPIPDVDRSVQEACSGIAKAALERHIASLKAEIADPSTDAARKLELSKLSVDLKRLLGTM, translated from the coding sequence ATGGGAAGGATTGATGAAGACAGCATCCGGCGCGTTCTGGAAGCCACGAACATTGTAGATGTGGTGGGTTCCTACCTTTCCCTGAAAAGGGCAGGGTCCCGCTGGAAGGCGTGCTGCCCGTTCCACAATGAGAAAACGCCTTCCTTCATCGTGGACCAGACCCGGCAGAACTTCAAATGCTTCGGCTGCGGGGAAGGGGGGTCCGCCATCACCTTCGTGATGAAGATGGAGAACCTGGGCTTTGCGGATACCGTGCGGCGTCTGGCGGAAAAAGCCGGAATCACCATTGCGGAAGAGGTGTATGACGCCGCGGAGGAAAAGCGGCGCAAGGCGCGCACCGCCCTGCTGGTAGCCCACAAGAAGGCGGCTGAATTTTTCCACAAGCTTCTGCTCCGTTCGCCAAAGGCGGCGGAGGCCAGGGCCTACCTGAATTCCCGCGGCTACGGGGCGGACATGGCCAAGCGCTGGCAGGTGGGCTGGGCGCCGGATTCCTCCCGGGAGTTCCTGGCCTGGGCAGGCACGGAGGGCCTGCCGGACCAGGTGCTGATAGATGCGGGCCTTGCCAACCGCGGAGAGAGGGGGGACCTGTACGCCCGTTTCCGGGACAGGCTGATGTTCCCCATCAACAACGTGTACGGGGAGTGCGTGGCGTTCTCCGGCCGCATCCTGCGCGCCCAGGAAAACGTGGGCAAGTATGTCAACTCCCCGGAGACGGCCATTTTCAAGAAAGGGGACGTGGTGTTTGCGCTGGACAGGGCGCGCGGCCCCATGGGGAAGACGGGAAAGGCCCTGTTGTGCGAAGGGCAGATTGACGTCATCGCCTGCCATGAAGCGGGGCTTTCCTTTGCCGTGGCTCCGCTGGGGACGGCGTTCACGCCGGAGCACGCCAGGATTCTTTCACGCTATGCCTCCCGGATTGTGCTGTGCTTTGACGCGGACAAGGCGGGCATGGCGGCGGCGGACCGCGCGTTCAGGGAACTGGCCCCCTTCGGCAAGGATATTTTTCTGGTGAATTTGCCCGCGGGGGATGATCCGGACTCCTTCATGAAGAGGGAAGGGAAGGAAGTTTTTTCGGAAATGGTGGAGCAGGCTCATTCCTTCTTTGAAGTCCGCATTGAACGCGCCCGGGAACGGGGGCTGCTGAATGACGCCGGCTCCAGCGCCGCCTTTGCCCGTGAGCTGACGTCCCTGCTGGCCTGCATGAGCGACCCTGTGGCGCGTGACCTGGCCACGGCGGACATCGCCGCGCGCATGCGCATGACGGCGGACAACCTGCGCGGCGCGGTGAGAACGGCGGGCAGGCGCCGGGAGAGGGAAAAGACCCAGTCCGCGGGCCGTTCCGCGCCGGAGCAGGATGTTCCGCAGGTGCTGCCTCCCGTGAAGATGAACCGGGCGGTGGCCGTGCTCTGCGAGTTGTCCCTTCAGAACGCGCGGGCGCAAAGCCTCATCGTGGACCGCATTGAGGAATTGCTGGAACCCATGCGGATGCTGCAAGGCGGGGAAATCCTGAAAAAAATCCTGGCCCGGCTGCCTTCTCCGGACAGTCCCGCGGCCATCCAGGCCTTTCTGGCGTCCCTTCCCCAGCCGGAACGGGACGCCCTGCACCTGCTGAATCTGGACCCGGTGCCCATTCCGGATGTGGACAGGAGCGTTCAGGAGGCCTGTTCCGGCATTGCGAAGGCTGCGCTGGAAAGGCACATCGCCTCCCTGAAAGCGGAGATTGCGGACCCCTCCACGGATGCCGCCAGAAAGCTGGAGTTATCCAAACTTAGTGTTGACTTGAAGCGTTTACTAGGTACAATGTAG